A window of the Penaeus monodon isolate SGIC_2016 chromosome 38, NSTDA_Pmon_1, whole genome shotgun sequence genome harbors these coding sequences:
- the LOC119596951 gene encoding superoxide dismutase [Mn], mitochondrial-like isoform X1, protein MRGPASLAALRRPPQPHQPACASHVLPGSCCETTTQLAKMEGISKIMAEAKEAYISILEKKLAELTGIEVDQIKKNQFANAADEAVAIREMASYVEGIVVQQAGVAQAGTVSPQIAQMFAHINAELGEERGAHALPPLKYDFNALEPHISGMIMEIHHTKHHQGYINNLIAATKKLVEAEAANDVNAMNALLPAIKFNGGGHLNHTIFWTNMAPDAGGEPEGAIAQAIDDSFGSFQSFKDKFSAASVGVKGSGWGWLGYCPNNNKLEIATCQNQDPLQITHGLVPLLGLDVWEHAYYLQYKNLRADYVKAFFNVINWPNVNERYEKACKDAGH, encoded by the exons ATGCGCGGGCCGGCCTCCCTCGCCGCCCTGCGTCGCCCGCCACAGCCTCACCAACCTGCTTGCGCGTCACACGTCCTCCCC GGAAGCTGTTGTGAAACTACCACTCAGCTTGCAAAAATGGAGG gAATAAGTAAAATCATGGCTGAGGCAAAGGAAGCTTACATCTCCATCCTGGAGAAGAAGTTAGCTGAGCTGACTGGAATTGAGGTGGATCAGATCAAGAAGAATCAG TTCGCAAATGCAGCAGATGAGGCTGTCGCCATCCGTGAGATGGCTTCATATGTAGAGGGGATTGTTGTACAGCAGGCTGGTGTTGCTCAGGCTGGTACAGTCAGTCCTCAGATTGCACAGATGTTTGCCCATATCAATGCTGAATTGG GTGAGGAACGAGGTGCTCATGCTTTGCCGCCTCTCAAGTATGATTTCAATGCCCTTGAACCCCACATCTCCGGCATGATCATGGAGATCCACCACACAAAGCATCACCAGGGCTACATTAACAACCTAATTGCTGCTACAAAGAAG TTGGTGGAGGCAGAGGCTGCCAATGATGTGAATGCAATGAATGCCCTTCTACCAGCTATCAAGTTCAATGGAGGTGGCCACTTGAACCACACCATCTTCTGGACCAACATGGCTCCTGATGCTGGTGGTGAGCCAGAAGGAGCAATTGCACAAGCCATTGATGATAGCTTTGGATCATTCCAGTCCTTTAAG GACAAATTTTCTGCTGCCAGCGTTGGAGTGAAAGGCTCTGGCTGGGGATGGCTCGGGTATTGCCCCAATAACAACAAGCTTGAGATCGCCACTTGCCAGAACCAGGATCCCTTGCAGATCACTCATG GCCTGGTTCCATTGCTCGGTCTTGATGTCTGGGAGCATGCTTACTACCTTCAGTACAAGAACCTCCGTGCAGATTACGTGAAGGCCTTCTTCAATGTCATCAACTGGCCGAATGTGAACGAGCGTTATGAGAAAGCTTGTAAGGATGCAGGTCATTGA
- the LOC119596467 gene encoding regulator of nonsense transcripts 3B-like, which produces MTVKANEGSKRDHSKSYNDHSNKRSVDNKQNAKTKKEKTTAPLTKVVVRRLPPAMTEEEFLEVVSPLPDHDYFMFSFTDSSLGAHAYNRAYINFKNVDDVYTFRDRFDGYVFVDQKGDEYPAMVEFAPFQKIPKRSCGKKKDARCGTIDEDPDFLAFMESLTNPTPVTLPNLEAVLEEIQAYDRELKSNNGVMKVKTPLLEFIEQKKAEKLRNKEEKKEERRRKEFERKKAREEEKRKKKEGKEHHREMKKREDHKDSKDHRDDSCVKVLRPERGKDEHAPEGKQEKSRMERDKERAEREKEKQRRRDEDRQRQREREREKREKERMLRKEREKEERIRRQEERMKIKEEEMARHKEDGKDDWTEDKPHVSKTEGTRSKRYSEGRRKEERERERKFKEQNDREKKAKDSVDTEVKSQTEEKDGKKVVVATKAQEEQGQSSEKCEEKKVGKMVDKQEDVERQVEKQPRKRREKDPRVERRIRNKDRPAMALYRPGQSRLSSGHSRSEKEEGGDTCSSSPSPIMLQGDSNVFFGQGSKDVPEEPRIQEDLDGVKNEVNGESNL; this is translated from the exons ATGACTGTAAAAGCTAATGAAGGGTCGAAGAGAGATCACTCTAAGTCCTACAATGATCATTCTAACAAGAGGTCGGTTGACAACAAGCAGAATGCAAAAACTAAAAAGGAGAAAACTACGGCGCCGCTCACGAAG GTGGTTGTGCGTCGCCTTCCCCCAGCCATGACAGAAGAGGAGTTTTTGGAAGTGGTATCGCCATTGCCAGACCACGATTACTTTATGTTCTCCTTCACGGATAGCAGCCTTGGAGCTCATGCGTACAATAGGGCATACATCAACTTCAAGAACGTAGATGATGTGTATACGTTTAGGGATAGATTTGATGGCTATGTCTTTGTTGATCAGAAGG GAGATGAGTATCCGGCCATGGTGGAATTCGCCCCTTTCCAAAAGATTCCGAAACGCTCGTGCGGAAAGAAGAAGGATGCGAGGTGTGGGACTATAGACGAGGACCCGGATTTCTTGGCGTTTATGGAATCGCTGACCAATCCCACACCGGTAACGCTGCCTAATTTGGAGGCGGTGTTGGAGGAGATCCAGGCGTACGACAGGGAGTTGAAGT ccAACAATGGTGTCATGAAAGTGAAGACCCCCTTGCTGGAATTCATTGAGCAGAAGAAGGCGGAAAAGTTACGaaacaaagaggagaagaaagaggagcgtAGAAGGAAGGAATTTGAAAGGAAgaaggcgagggaggaagagaagagaaagaaaaaagaggggaaggagcaccacagggaaatgaagaagagggaggatcACAAAGATTCGAAAGACCACAGAGACGACAGCTGTGTCAAG GTGCTGAGaccagagaggggaaaggatgaacATGCACCAGAGGGCAAACAAGAGAAGTCACGCATGGAACGAGAtaaagagagggcagagagggaaaaggagaagcagagaagaagggatgaagatagacaaagacagcgggaaagagaaagagagaagagagagaaggagaggatgttgagaaaagagagagaaaaagaagaaag AAtaagaagacaggaagaaagaatgaaaataaaagaagaagaaatggccaGGCATAAAGAAGATGGGAAGGATGACTGGACCGAAGACAAGCCGCACGTAAGCAAGACCGAAGGAACGAGGTCCAAACGCTACagcgaagggagaagaaaagaagagagagagagggagaggaagttcaAAGAGCAGAACGACAGggagaagaaagcaaaagatAGTGTCGACACTGAAGTTAAGAGTCAAACAGAAGAGAAGGATGGTAAGAAGGTGGTTGTTGCAACCAAAGCTCAGGAAGAGCAGGGGCAGTCCTCAGAAAAATGTGAAGAGAAAAAAGTTGGAAAGATGGTGGATAAACAAGAGGACGTGGAGCGACAGGTAGAAAAGCAGCCAcgcaaaagaagggagaaggacccCAGGGTTgagagaaggataagaaataAG GATCGACCAGCCATGGCACTATATAGGCCTGGGCAATCGCGATTGAGCTCAGGCCACTCAAGAtctgagaaggaggaaggaggcgacACTTGTTCATCTAGTCCAAGCCCAATCATGCTGCAGGGAGATTCAAATGTGTTCTTTGGCCAAGGAAGCAAGGACGTACCTGAGGAGCCAAGAATACAAGAGGATTTGGATGGGGTGAAGAATGAGGTTAATGGGGAGTCAAATTTGTAA
- the LOC119596951 gene encoding superoxide dismutase [Mn], mitochondrial-like isoform X2, with protein MAEAKEAYISILEKKLAELTGIEVDQIKKNQFANAADEAVAIREMASYVEGIVVQQAGVAQAGTVSPQIAQMFAHINAELGEERGAHALPPLKYDFNALEPHISGMIMEIHHTKHHQGYINNLIAATKKLVEAEAANDVNAMNALLPAIKFNGGGHLNHTIFWTNMAPDAGGEPEGAIAQAIDDSFGSFQSFKDKFSAASVGVKGSGWGWLGYCPNNNKLEIATCQNQDPLQITHGLVPLLGLDVWEHAYYLQYKNLRADYVKAFFNVINWPNVNERYEKACKDAGH; from the exons ATGGCTGAGGCAAAGGAAGCTTACATCTCCATCCTGGAGAAGAAGTTAGCTGAGCTGACTGGAATTGAGGTGGATCAGATCAAGAAGAATCAG TTCGCAAATGCAGCAGATGAGGCTGTCGCCATCCGTGAGATGGCTTCATATGTAGAGGGGATTGTTGTACAGCAGGCTGGTGTTGCTCAGGCTGGTACAGTCAGTCCTCAGATTGCACAGATGTTTGCCCATATCAATGCTGAATTGG GTGAGGAACGAGGTGCTCATGCTTTGCCGCCTCTCAAGTATGATTTCAATGCCCTTGAACCCCACATCTCCGGCATGATCATGGAGATCCACCACACAAAGCATCACCAGGGCTACATTAACAACCTAATTGCTGCTACAAAGAAG TTGGTGGAGGCAGAGGCTGCCAATGATGTGAATGCAATGAATGCCCTTCTACCAGCTATCAAGTTCAATGGAGGTGGCCACTTGAACCACACCATCTTCTGGACCAACATGGCTCCTGATGCTGGTGGTGAGCCAGAAGGAGCAATTGCACAAGCCATTGATGATAGCTTTGGATCATTCCAGTCCTTTAAG GACAAATTTTCTGCTGCCAGCGTTGGAGTGAAAGGCTCTGGCTGGGGATGGCTCGGGTATTGCCCCAATAACAACAAGCTTGAGATCGCCACTTGCCAGAACCAGGATCCCTTGCAGATCACTCATG GCCTGGTTCCATTGCTCGGTCTTGATGTCTGGGAGCATGCTTACTACCTTCAGTACAAGAACCTCCGTGCAGATTACGTGAAGGCCTTCTTCAATGTCATCAACTGGCCGAATGTGAACGAGCGTTATGAGAAAGCTTGTAAGGATGCAGGTCATTGA